In a genomic window of Candidatus Chazhemtobacterium aquaticus:
- a CDS encoding glycosyltransferase family 2 protein, with amino-acid sequence MPKSATLSIALATYNEQDNIVDCLKSLKGIATEVIVVDGSSTDQTRQLAKKHKAKVYKTTNKPIFHINKNLAIKKCKGDWILQLDADERLTPELKEEIAQVLSGSYFGYTDWRSSQKYQADTPPVAYWLKRRNYFLGHYFTKSGQYPDPVIRLFRRGFATLPAKSVHEQMKVNGPLAWLKSDLDHFATPTFSRYIQRENRYSSLTAQELKDGGVTINPFSFINFIFIKPLSTFLAIYLRHKGFQDGFSGFVFALFSGLHHALSYIKLWELKSGKRNLNLQTDWS; translated from the coding sequence ATGCCTAAATCAGCCACTCTCTCAATCGCTCTGGCAACCTACAATGAACAGGACAATATTGTTGATTGTTTAAAGTCGCTTAAAGGCATTGCCACGGAGGTGATTGTGGTTGACGGTTCCTCCACCGACCAAACCAGGCAGCTGGCTAAAAAACACAAAGCTAAAGTCTACAAAACCACCAACAAACCCATCTTCCATATCAACAAGAACCTAGCTATCAAGAAATGTAAAGGTGATTGGATTCTCCAGCTTGATGCTGATGAGCGTCTCACCCCAGAATTAAAGGAAGAGATTGCCCAGGTACTGTCAGGATCATATTTTGGCTACACCGACTGGCGTTCAAGTCAAAAATATCAGGCAGACACTCCACCGGTTGCTTACTGGCTTAAGCGTCGCAATTACTTTTTAGGTCATTACTTCACCAAATCAGGCCAGTATCCTGATCCAGTCATTCGTCTCTTCAGGCGTGGTTTTGCCACTTTACCAGCCAAAAGTGTACATGAACAGATGAAGGTAAATGGCCCACTTGCCTGGTTAAAATCAGATCTTGATCACTTTGCTACCCCAACATTTTCACGATACATTCAACGCGAAAACAGATATTCCTCACTTACAGCTCAAGAGCTGAAGGATGGGGGAGTTACCATCAATCCCTTCTCGTTTATTAACTTTATCTTCATAAAACCTCTCTCCACCTTCCTTGCTATCTATCTTCGCCACAAGGGTTTTCAAGACGGCTTCTCCGGTTTTGTTTTTGCTCTTTTTTCAGGCCTTCACCATGCCTTAAGCTATATCAAACTCTGGGAGCTAAAAAGCGGCAAGCGGAATCTTAATTTGCAAACTGATTGGAGCTAA
- a CDS encoding glycosyltransferase family 2 protein, producing the protein MKPQPADPNLLSVIVPTYKCPTIVRDLKSITRYLDQLNRPYEVLCIVDGKAHARDTTLQKARKARSTKVSVYSYPQNRGKGYAVRYGMARAKGGLIAFIDAGSDLHASGIGMALEHLKWYEADIIIGSKRHKASKVTYPFKRRVISTLAQWAIRLFFGVRVSDTQTGLKLFRRQVLEQVLPRLVIKRFAFDLEILIVAHRLGFNRIYESPIELNYNFSSTINGSALYHSAVDFLAIIYRTYILRYYDDRHQDIWEHDPKLALRYHS; encoded by the coding sequence ATGAAACCCCAACCAGCCGACCCCAATCTCTTAAGTGTCATTGTCCCTACCTACAAGTGTCCAACTATAGTAAGAGACTTAAAAAGCATCACCCGATATCTTGATCAGCTCAATCGTCCTTACGAGGTTCTCTGCATTGTTGATGGCAAAGCTCATGCTCGTGACACCACTCTTCAAAAAGCCAGGAAAGCCAGGAGCACCAAGGTCTCCGTCTACTCATATCCTCAAAACAGAGGTAAGGGTTATGCCGTCCGTTACGGTATGGCCAGAGCCAAGGGTGGTCTGATTGCCTTCATAGATGCAGGATCCGATCTTCACGCCTCCGGTATTGGTATGGCCCTAGAGCATCTTAAGTGGTACGAAGCCGATATCATCATCGGTAGCAAACGCCACAAAGCCAGCAAGGTCACCTATCCCTTTAAGCGCAGAGTCATCAGTACCCTGGCTCAATGGGCCATCCGTCTCTTCTTTGGTGTCCGCGTCTCTGATACCCAAACAGGCTTAAAGCTTTTCCGTAGGCAAGTTTTAGAACAAGTCCTTCCTCGTCTAGTCATCAAGCGTTTTGCTTTTGATTTAGAGATCCTAATCGTGGCTCACCGTTTAGGCTTCAATCGTATCTACGAGTCTCCCATCGAGCTAAACTACAACTTTTCAAGCACTATTAACGGTTCAGCTCTCTATCACTCTGCCGTCGATTTCCTAGCCATCATCTACCGCACCTATATCCTTCGCTACTACGACGATCGCCATCAGGATATCTGGGAACATGATCCCAAATTAGCTCTCCGCTACCACTCATGA
- a CDS encoding ArnT family glycosyltransferase has translation MIKWFKGGWFWLLVITFLFLAVIRLHDYDRVPGASHAEELLYGWSGIHLIETGEPVSWSTLDYPDENLVFDGIVGDKNGVYLPAKLYKPWVDEPPLYSLLAGGAAHLYGDDREMVLPTSHTRIPSVLASLITLGLVFWVGYHFFGFWAGYMAMLVYGVSPIMVFGSRLSVPENIIALMTLMSLAMMPKYDKKPSKWMAGVWGVMAVIGGLMKPTGFFIAPLMMFVSARKKRWADVLIILLLTLAGVGLFVAYGYWLDWELFKTIVEIQGVRFAGWTGLAYIFSSPGYDIWPMFDGWYIFALLSTLFFAFKSKKSKELGWVVLFWIYWLMVAVFSGTEQDMLPWYRYPMFPLMAIMGGLGLIKFLKDVRFVNMALAVGLLLSGRYFLHNAFRPTTDPNVFRVVYLLLVSPSLINMIWPREMLKNISRVLLVGVILAGAYFNAKYIYSAFSIDCESITCPMGPSTWLSEIRIPFFWRWLTVVR, from the coding sequence ATGATTAAGTGGTTTAAAGGCGGATGGTTCTGGCTTTTGGTGATAACTTTCTTGTTTTTGGCGGTAATAAGGCTGCATGATTATGACCGGGTGCCGGGTGCGAGTCATGCTGAGGAGCTACTTTATGGTTGGTCTGGGATACATTTGATTGAGACTGGAGAACCGGTGTCTTGGTCAACCCTTGATTACCCGGATGAAAATCTGGTGTTTGATGGGATTGTAGGAGATAAAAACGGAGTGTATTTGCCGGCCAAACTATACAAGCCGTGGGTGGATGAGCCACCGCTTTACTCACTGCTAGCTGGGGGAGCGGCTCATCTGTATGGAGATGATAGGGAGATGGTGCTGCCAACTTCCCACACGAGAATACCTAGCGTGTTGGCTAGTTTGATAACGCTTGGACTGGTGTTCTGGGTGGGTTATCACTTCTTTGGATTTTGGGCTGGATATATGGCAATGTTGGTTTATGGAGTGTCGCCAATCATGGTGTTTGGCTCCCGTTTGTCGGTACCGGAAAACATAATTGCCTTAATGACATTGATGTCTTTGGCAATGATGCCTAAATATGACAAGAAACCAAGTAAGTGGATGGCGGGAGTGTGGGGAGTGATGGCGGTGATTGGCGGATTGATGAAGCCAACTGGTTTTTTTATTGCTCCTTTAATGATGTTTGTGTCGGCTAGAAAAAAGCGCTGGGCTGATGTTCTTATTATCTTGCTTTTAACCTTGGCTGGAGTTGGCTTGTTCGTAGCTTATGGCTACTGGCTTGACTGGGAATTGTTTAAAACAATCGTGGAGATCCAGGGGGTAAGATTTGCCGGCTGGACTGGACTTGCTTACATCTTTAGCTCGCCTGGATATGATATCTGGCCGATGTTTGACGGCTGGTATATTTTTGCTTTGCTTAGCACTCTCTTTTTTGCCTTTAAGAGCAAGAAGAGTAAGGAGCTTGGGTGGGTCGTACTGTTCTGGATTTACTGGCTGATGGTGGCGGTGTTCTCGGGAACCGAGCAGGATATGCTGCCGTGGTACCGCTACCCAATGTTTCCTTTAATGGCGATTATGGGAGGATTGGGGTTAATTAAATTCCTGAAAGACGTAAGGTTTGTGAATATGGCTTTGGCGGTAGGCTTGTTACTGTCCGGCAGATACTTCTTACATAACGCTTTTCGACCAACAACGGATCCGAACGTATTTAGAGTTGTTTACCTACTACTGGTCTCCCCTTCTTTAATCAACATGATCTGGCCAAGGGAAATGCTTAAAAACATATCAAGAGTATTGCTTGTTGGAGTCATCCTAGCGGGAGCGTATTTTAACGCTAAATACATCTATTCCGCTTTCTCGATTGATTGTGAGAGTATTACCTGCCCGATGGGACCATCAACCTGGTTGTCGGAGATACGGATCCCCTTCTTCTGGCGTTGGCTGACGGTGGTGAGATAG
- a CDS encoding ArnT family glycosyltransferase, with protein sequence MKLSKDLIIVLLLAALLRLPFLGQYPAGLNADEAALGYNAYSLIQTGADEHGVSWPLVFRSFDDYKPPLYVYIVLPFVYLFGLTPFVVRLPSALLGIATVYLTYLLTHQLFPKKEIVLNKKKLSLSLLATFLLAISPWHLHFSRGAWEVNVALFFLTLGLYTFFKALNSPRFYILSALSFVASLYTYHSIRIIAPLLLLVLVILHHKQLLTQLKNSASRGFLLVAFVLGLFLTLPLASQMLSQEGQSRFSGVSIFADSGPLWEALEKRRLSPDPDSLLTRLRYNRYLSYSKRFVENYLSHYQPDFLFISGDEIARSKVPGFGQSFVIFAPFFYLGLVVLFFKRTSAHRFLFAWLLLAPLAAALTFQSPHALRSQNMVIPFSLTLGIGILTFFSWLKGFKPKSVLIIFVLLGLLTAKHFISYINSYYFHYPKVYPFAWQYGFDQLAEYLSPIQSDYDTIVISDRYDQPYILLAFFLKYDPNRLQQELVFSDRDNFGFSTGRSFGNYKFHRITDQDFDLPNTLIVVADEPVPDGLTPIHTLYYPNQQPVFTIYQTSKLVE encoded by the coding sequence ATGAAGTTATCTAAAGACTTAATCATAGTCCTTCTTCTAGCCGCCTTGCTTCGTCTTCCTTTCTTAGGCCAATATCCTGCTGGACTTAACGCTGATGAAGCAGCTCTTGGCTACAATGCCTACTCCCTCATTCAAACTGGTGCTGATGAACACGGTGTCTCCTGGCCCCTGGTTTTCCGCTCCTTTGATGACTACAAACCGCCTCTCTATGTATATATTGTTCTTCCCTTTGTCTACCTTTTTGGCTTAACGCCTTTTGTTGTTCGTCTCCCTTCTGCTTTGCTAGGTATTGCCACCGTCTATCTCACCTATCTCCTGACTCATCAGCTTTTTCCCAAAAAAGAGATTGTCTTAAACAAGAAAAAGTTAAGTTTAAGTTTACTGGCAACTTTCTTACTTGCCATCAGCCCCTGGCATCTCCACTTTTCTCGCGGTGCTTGGGAAGTCAATGTCGCCCTCTTTTTCCTCACGCTTGGCCTTTACACCTTCTTTAAAGCTTTAAACTCTCCTCGCTTCTATATCCTCTCCGCCCTTTCCTTTGTCGCCTCCCTATATACCTACCACTCCATTCGCATCATCGCGCCCCTGCTTTTGTTAGTTTTGGTCATTCTTCACCACAAACAACTACTCACTCAGCTTAAAAACTCTGCCTCTAGAGGTTTCCTGTTGGTCGCCTTTGTCCTCGGTCTGTTCTTAACCCTTCCTCTAGCTTCTCAAATGCTCTCCCAGGAAGGTCAGTCCCGTTTCTCTGGTGTCTCCATTTTTGCCGACTCCGGTCCTCTCTGGGAAGCTTTAGAGAAACGCCGTCTAAGTCCCGATCCTGACTCGCTCTTAACCAGACTTCGCTACAACCGTTACTTGAGTTACTCCAAGCGATTTGTAGAAAACTATCTGTCTCACTATCAACCCGACTTCCTCTTTATCTCCGGTGATGAGATAGCCAGAAGCAAGGTTCCAGGTTTTGGCCAAAGCTTTGTTATATTCGCCCCCTTCTTCTACCTTGGCCTCGTTGTTTTGTTCTTTAAGCGCACTTCGGCTCATCGCTTTCTTTTTGCCTGGTTGTTACTAGCCCCCTTAGCTGCCGCCCTTACCTTTCAGTCTCCCCATGCCTTAAGAAGTCAAAACATGGTTATCCCTTTTAGTCTCACTCTTGGTATTGGCATCCTCACCTTTTTTTCCTGGCTTAAGGGCTTTAAACCCAAGAGCGTCCTTATTATCTTTGTCCTCTTAGGCCTTCTTACCGCCAAACACTTCATCTCTTACATAAACAGCTACTATTTCCACTACCCCAAAGTCTATCCCTTTGCCTGGCAGTATGGTTTTGACCAACTGGCAGAGTATTTAAGCCCCATTCAGTCTGACTACGACACCATCGTCATCTCTGACCGCTATGATCAGCCATATATCCTGCTTGCCTTCTTCCTTAAATACGATCCCAACAGATTGCAGCAAGAGCTAGTCTTTTCTGATCGTGATAACTTTGGTTTTTCTACCGGCAGAAGCTTTGGCAATTACAAGTTCCACCGCATCACCGACCAGGACTTTGATTTACCCAACACCTTGATTGTGGTTGCCGATGAACCGGTTCCAGATGGCCTTACTCCCATCCACACCCTCTACTATCCCAACCAGCAACCTGTCTTCACCATCTATCAGACCTCTAAATTGGTAGAATAA
- a CDS encoding glycosyltransferase family 4 protein, whose amino-acid sequence MSPLRVHIPTDSRSTGRGIGFYTANLIDALKKIKDIKLVDTQPDLIHYPYFDLFYPTLNPTENIPSIVTIHDVTPLVLSRFYPKGIKGRFNLFKQKQALKRVTAVITDSNNSRQDIIKHLRVPENKIHVTPLAVDPFYAKPVSSKAISEVKAKYSLPDVFLLYVGGVNPNKNLPRLITAVTKLNLPLVLVGSEFTRPTPPISSLKAKLGLQSVHPELKDLRFIKHSLETNPLLHALGFVSNQDLSAIYRLALAYCQPSLYEGFGLPVLEAMSAGCLIVGSNQSSLPEIYPPQAITFDPKSTQSMLNALKKVIGLKPKDRETLIKLGLERSKDFSWDATARLTATVYSLAKNT is encoded by the coding sequence ATGTCACCTCTTCGTGTCCATATCCCTACCGACTCCCGCTCCACCGGTCGTGGTATTGGTTTTTACACCGCTAATCTGATTGATGCTCTAAAAAAGATTAAGGACATCAAGCTTGTTGATACTCAACCTGACCTTATTCACTATCCCTACTTTGATCTCTTCTATCCAACCCTCAATCCTACTGAAAACATTCCCTCTATAGTCACCATCCATGACGTTACCCCTTTAGTTCTGTCTCGTTTCTACCCCAAAGGCATCAAGGGTAGGTTTAATTTGTTTAAACAAAAACAGGCCCTTAAACGCGTCACTGCCGTCATTACCGACTCAAACAACTCCAGGCAGGATATCATCAAGCACCTCAGGGTTCCTGAAAACAAGATTCATGTCACCCCTTTAGCTGTTGACCCCTTCTATGCCAAACCAGTCAGTAGTAAGGCTATCAGCGAGGTTAAGGCCAAGTACTCTCTTCCTGATGTATTTCTTCTTTATGTTGGTGGAGTCAATCCCAACAAAAATCTACCCCGCCTTATAACAGCCGTTACCAAGCTCAATCTGCCTTTAGTTCTAGTTGGCTCAGAGTTTACTCGGCCCACTCCTCCCATTTCTTCTCTTAAAGCCAAGCTAGGCCTCCAATCAGTTCATCCCGAGTTAAAGGATTTACGATTCATTAAACACTCACTTGAAACCAATCCCTTACTTCACGCCCTAGGCTTTGTTTCCAACCAAGATCTCTCAGCCATATATCGTCTGGCTCTAGCCTACTGTCAGCCCTCACTGTATGAAGGCTTTGGTCTGCCAGTCCTGGAAGCCATGTCTGCCGGTTGTTTGATCGTTGGTAGCAACCAGAGCAGTTTGCCAGAGATCTATCCCCCCCAAGCCATTACCTTTGACCCAAAAAGCACTCAGTCAATGCTTAATGCTTTAAAAAAAGTTATTGGTCTCAAACCCAAGGACAGAGAAACTCTCATCAAGCTTGGACTAGAAAGATCTAAAGATTTCTCCTGGGACGCCACCGCCAGACTCACTGCCACTGTCTACTCACTTGCCAAAAATACATAA